The window CGCCGCCAGCCCGCAACCGCACCCCAACCCCCAGTCCGGCCGCCCACCGACACCCCCAACCACATCCGCATTGTGGCGCCACCACCGCCCGGGCAACCTGATCCCATGCGTCTCATACAGGAACCGTCCGCCATGCAACAACTGGCCCGCCGCTGGCAGCGCCGGGGTATCCGCATCGCCTTCGTCCCCACCATGGGGTACCTCCACGAAGGCCACCTCAGCCTCATCCGCGTCGCACGCCGCCACGCCGGACCCCGCGGCAAAGTCGTCGTCAGCATCTACGTCAACCCCACCCAGTTCGGCCCCCACGAGGATTTCACACGCTACCCGCGCGACCTCAACCGCGACCTCCAGCTCTGCCGCGCCGAGGGCGTGGATGCCGTGTTCGCACCGGACGACCAGGCCATGTACCCGGGCCTCTCCGAAGGCCGCTACTCCACCTACGTCGTCGAGGAAAAACTCTCCAACCTCATGGAGGGCGCCTCCCGACCCGGCCATTTCCGCGGTGTCACCACCATCGTTGCCAAACTCTTTCACCTCGTCCTGCCCGACATCGCGGTCTTCGGCGCCAAAGACTGGCAACAGGTCACCATCATCCGGCGCATGGTCGCCGACCTCAACTTCCCCGTGCGCATCGTCGTCGCACCCACCG is drawn from Limisphaera ngatamarikiensis and contains these coding sequences:
- the panC gene encoding pantoate--beta-alanine ligase — protein: MRLIQEPSAMQQLARRWQRRGIRIAFVPTMGYLHEGHLSLIRVARRHAGPRGKVVVSIYVNPTQFGPHEDFTRYPRDLNRDLQLCRAEGVDAVFAPDDQAMYPGLSEGRYSTYVVEEKLSNLMEGASRPGHFRGVTTIVAKLFHLVLPDIAVFGAKDWQQVTIIRRMVADLNFPVRIVVAPTVREPDGLAMSSRNTYLTPEERQQATILFRAIQFARNRVRQRPTPAGQLRRAVARLVASQPSARLDYVAFFDSDTLQPVHTVQPGTHMALAVFIGKTRLIDNDRL